From Spartinivicinus ruber, the proteins below share one genomic window:
- a CDS encoding RHS repeat domain-containing protein, translated as MSEEMNTITTNAFQYSNHLSSTVDPRTGMYRLQIQLSHLLGSLLMGPEFSFFIQYHFLTNENLGFGEGWLHNLSRYDRKNRQLHLGQGQSYHVLPFHITDDNEIELELLYANSHEFKAYALASGGIKIQYKAGTCEFLNPEGFLENIQQLDGRRLLINYYSPIRRGRIKSITDDHGQALAFTYDESGVKIAKNSQTVISLHIHHNELIGAVLADNASYQLEYTTISNCRVIKQLTHPLGAIESLTYDSEGLRTPIESPLPTLPAVIHHRIFGNDITTINTTYEYSRHNYLGFASGAKFVKHKDNLYERTHNYRYQSIEKRGDQAVTRIYNRFHLLIIEEILDTNENIIIARRQIEYTADCTKPFDEQPAAYALPIRDVTTYFNDNGEQRSETYHYEYDKYGNLVSSIDPFGITQRYEYYSAQGENGCPPSPTRTPIYLKQKHIFPSEKYAIGTEEILIHKYSYTPFPSITVIDENPISSAFLSKPLPFALLASETVFTNKGLPIYQRSITYFNTPNNHLLHGRIEKENLLVGSRNAVDQYTYQKTGESIQTILHCFIDGESQYQETIFKHISSGRKIVTIDKYGVTTKFTYDSLSRLSKEITRVNSPYQSECNYIYKLEENKKYYTITNTSAHIEKFLVDGLGRIKQVMKTDASGILQIYESRTYNSQGQLSSITLYDTNSEQQEQQYTTHFKYDIWGEVYKEILPTGLSQVKKIDKVTNTLTQYLESVKGKRIQLKTTQLNESQQPTEININEQTIKQFYDGFGRLIEEQGRYDVPVYYKYDVQGRLIQESINDILTIDKHYDPNSLDEWLIEIVVNNTTVGKRTYDKLGRISSETKLGLSPTYFTYAHQWPEPTRTEYPNQVIIEKELDITLGLPLKELSSDQSINNIFKYTKPTGELASVTNPNLQRCMEYQTDGLLKAEKQGEHQVNYQYSRQGNILSITDFFKNTEQRAYDKNGRLSKIIQDQSIVEFYYDEFDQVNKEVLFTQSGQLVIHQYFYDEYTRLTQKISLIDHVIVCRQSFTYNTQNKLIKKQLTDENGKTTTEQYHYDSLGRLSEYHSHGPNAPRYKDNNDPNDTKDGLIQKQIYHYNRLGDTDQFIVEYLKNGCTYIKTQHFSYHDNCLGQLQSITSNTTITNLHDIANNSERLTNFAEKLAISYDNNGNIIKDEQGVQYQYNALNQVTKLFNADGQQVVNYLYDGLGQQVTCVIPNQPPHQQFFSQHQPINESQGDWTSRRLNGNHGILQRTVQSQTGQIADIMVTDHQKSAIYSIQGNILNKISYQPFGNSY; from the coding sequence ATGTCAGAAGAAATGAACACTATTACAACAAATGCATTTCAATACTCTAATCACTTAAGTAGCACGGTAGACCCACGAACAGGCATGTATCGCCTACAAATACAGCTATCCCATCTACTTGGCAGTTTATTAATGGGTCCTGAATTTAGTTTTTTTATTCAGTATCATTTTTTAACCAATGAAAACCTAGGATTTGGCGAAGGCTGGTTACATAATTTATCCCGATATGACCGTAAAAACCGCCAACTTCATTTAGGACAAGGTCAAAGCTATCATGTATTACCATTCCATATCACTGATGACAATGAAATCGAGCTAGAGTTACTTTATGCAAACTCTCATGAGTTTAAAGCCTATGCACTTGCTAGTGGCGGTATCAAAATACAGTACAAAGCAGGAACATGTGAATTCTTAAATCCAGAAGGTTTTTTAGAAAACATTCAACAGTTAGACGGCAGAAGACTTTTAATTAACTATTATTCACCTATCAGAAGAGGAAGAATCAAATCAATCACTGATGATCATGGCCAAGCACTTGCTTTTACTTATGATGAAAGCGGCGTTAAAATCGCTAAAAACAGTCAAACAGTAATCTCATTACATATTCATCATAATGAATTAATAGGTGCTGTACTTGCAGATAATGCTAGTTATCAGCTGGAATATACCACCATCAGTAATTGTCGAGTAATAAAACAACTCACTCATCCACTAGGAGCCATTGAATCATTAACCTACGATTCTGAAGGGCTAAGAACTCCAATAGAGAGCCCATTGCCTACCTTGCCCGCAGTGATTCACCATCGTATTTTCGGAAATGACATTACTACTATAAATACAACATATGAATATAGTCGTCACAATTACCTTGGCTTTGCCTCAGGAGCAAAATTCGTTAAACACAAAGATAATTTGTACGAGCGCACCCACAACTACCGTTATCAGTCTATAGAAAAACGTGGTGATCAAGCAGTGACTCGGATTTACAATCGCTTTCATTTACTTATCATAGAAGAAATACTTGATACTAATGAGAATATTATTATAGCTCGCCGCCAAATAGAGTATACAGCAGATTGCACCAAACCCTTTGATGAACAGCCAGCAGCCTATGCACTACCAATCAGAGATGTTACTACTTATTTTAATGATAATGGCGAACAACGATCAGAAACTTACCATTATGAATATGACAAATATGGCAATTTAGTATCTTCAATAGACCCTTTTGGTATTACTCAACGTTACGAGTATTATTCAGCACAAGGTGAAAATGGCTGCCCACCCTCTCCTACTCGAACCCCAATTTACTTAAAACAAAAGCATATCTTCCCATCAGAAAAATATGCGATAGGAACGGAAGAAATTCTAATTCATAAATACAGTTATACTCCATTCCCAAGCATTACTGTTATTGACGAAAACCCTATTTCCAGTGCCTTTTTATCAAAGCCGTTACCATTTGCATTATTAGCCTCAGAAACAGTTTTTACTAATAAAGGCCTACCAATATATCAACGCTCTATTACTTATTTTAATACACCAAATAATCACTTACTCCATGGGCGTATTGAAAAAGAAAATTTACTAGTAGGAAGTCGCAATGCTGTTGATCAATATACTTATCAAAAAACAGGTGAGAGTATTCAAACTATTTTGCACTGTTTTATTGATGGAGAATCACAATACCAAGAAACTATTTTCAAACACATAAGTAGTGGTAGAAAAATAGTCACTATTGATAAATATGGCGTTACCACAAAATTTACGTACGACTCTTTATCACGACTAAGTAAAGAAATAACTCGTGTTAACAGCCCTTATCAATCAGAATGCAACTATATTTACAAATTAGAAGAAAATAAAAAATACTATACGATTACAAACACTTCAGCTCATATAGAAAAATTTCTTGTTGATGGACTTGGTCGAATCAAGCAAGTGATGAAAACGGATGCTTCAGGCATCCTACAAATTTATGAAAGCAGGACCTATAATTCACAAGGCCAATTATCTTCTATTACGTTATACGATACAAATAGTGAACAACAAGAGCAGCAGTATACAACCCATTTTAAATATGATATTTGGGGAGAAGTATATAAGGAAATACTGCCAACAGGACTATCACAGGTAAAGAAAATTGACAAAGTTACAAACACGCTAACTCAATACTTAGAATCCGTAAAGGGAAAAAGAATACAGTTAAAAACTACTCAATTAAATGAATCACAACAACCCACTGAAATTAACATCAATGAACAAACTATAAAGCAATTTTATGATGGGTTCGGAAGACTGATTGAAGAACAAGGCCGCTATGATGTTCCTGTATATTACAAGTATGATGTACAAGGGCGGCTAATTCAAGAATCAATCAATGATATATTAACTATCGATAAACACTACGACCCAAACTCTCTAGATGAGTGGCTGATTGAAATAGTAGTGAATAACACTACGGTAGGTAAGCGCACTTACGACAAATTAGGTAGAATTAGCTCAGAAACAAAATTGGGATTATCGCCCACCTATTTTACATACGCACACCAATGGCCAGAACCAACCCGAACTGAATACCCAAACCAAGTTATCATTGAAAAAGAGTTAGATATTACTCTTGGGTTACCACTAAAAGAACTCAGTTCAGATCAATCTATCAATAACATATTTAAGTATACAAAGCCAACAGGTGAGTTAGCGTCAGTCACAAATCCCAATTTGCAAAGATGTATGGAATATCAAACAGACGGTTTGCTCAAAGCTGAAAAACAAGGTGAGCATCAAGTAAATTATCAGTATTCACGGCAAGGAAATATTCTATCAATAACAGACTTTTTTAAAAATACAGAGCAACGAGCATATGACAAAAATGGTCGCTTATCAAAAATCATTCAAGATCAAAGTATCGTTGAGTTCTACTATGATGAGTTTGACCAAGTTAACAAGGAAGTACTGTTCACTCAATCAGGACAATTAGTTATTCATCAATATTTTTACGATGAGTATACTCGACTTACTCAAAAAATATCGCTCATCGATCATGTCATTGTTTGTCGACAGTCATTCACCTATAACACACAAAATAAATTAATTAAAAAGCAACTAACCGATGAAAATGGCAAGACAACAACTGAACAATATCACTATGACTCACTAGGTAGACTAAGTGAATACCACTCACATGGGCCAAATGCTCCTCGATATAAAGACAACAACGATCCCAATGACACTAAAGATGGTTTGATTCAAAAACAAATTTATCACTACAACCGTTTAGGAGATACTGATCAGTTTATCGTAGAGTATCTAAAAAATGGTTGTACATATATCAAAACTCAGCATTTTTCTTACCACGATAATTGCTTGGGGCAATTACAATCTATTACTAGCAATACAACTATAACAAACCTTCACGATATAGCTAACAACAGTGAACGACTCACTAACTTCGCAGAAAAACTCGCTATCAGTTATGATAACAATGGCAACATCATTAAAGATGAGCAAGGTGTACAATATCAATATAATGCGCTTAATCAAGTTACCAAGCTATTTAATGCTGATGGTCAACAGGTTGTGAACTATTTATATGATGGATTAGGGCAACAAGTCACCTGTGTTATACCTAATCAACCACCTCACCAGCAATTCTTTTCCCAGCATCAACCAATTAATGAGTCTCAAGGCGACTGGACTAGTCGTAGATTAAATGGGAATCATGGAATTCTACAAAGAACAGTTCAAAGTCAAACTGGGCAAATTGCAGATATTATGGTTACTGACCACCAAAAAAGCGCTATTTATTCAATTCAAGGAAATATTCTCAATAAAATAAGTTACCAGCCATTTGGTAATAGCTATTAA